One Mesorhizobium sp. J428 DNA segment encodes these proteins:
- a CDS encoding TerB family tellurite resistance protein, whose protein sequence is MIAGLIEKAWVLFEGDPAVRRVADDPVLTAELMLLFRMVLADGEAAGPELEAFKRICRDGFGIGEESLKEVLKYLQDFGYENTTARSLGTFGELPLARRITLARHMTEIAKADEKLSAQEIDLLKRTVSLLHIDPRELVRPE, encoded by the coding sequence ATGATCGCTGGCCTGATCGAGAAGGCATGGGTGCTGTTCGAAGGTGATCCGGCGGTCAGGCGCGTCGCGGACGACCCCGTGCTGACGGCCGAACTGATGCTGCTCTTCAGAATGGTGCTCGCCGACGGAGAGGCGGCGGGGCCGGAGCTCGAGGCGTTCAAGCGCATCTGCCGCGACGGTTTCGGCATCGGCGAGGAGAGCCTGAAGGAGGTGCTGAAATACCTCCAGGACTTCGGCTACGAGAACACGACGGCGCGTTCGCTCGGCACTTTCGGCGAACTGCCTCTGGCGCGCCGCATCACGCTCGCCCGCCACATGACGGAGATCGCGAAGGCGGACGAGAAACTGTCGGCACAGGAGATCGACCTCCTCAAGCGCACCGTTTCGCTGCTCCACATTGATCCGCGCGAGCTGGTGCGGCCGGAATAG
- a CDS encoding acyl-CoA dehydrogenase family protein: MDATVDQAAGQFELNADQRAIQEMAAAFAGDRVAPNALEWDKKRYFPSDVVRETGALGLGGIYVRDDVGGSGLGRMDAVLIFEALARACPAFSAFISIHNMAAWMIDVFGDDDQRQRFLPKITSMEWLASYALTEPSAGSDAAALKTRAVRGPGNGADYTLNGTKQFISGAGDNDVYVVMARTGEDGPKGVSTFVIPKDAPGLKFGALESKMGWHMQPTRQVIFEDCKVPAENRLSAEGMGFRIAMAGLDGGRLNIAACSLGGAQSALDKALQYASERQAFGQAIDRFQSMQFKLADMETELQASRIFLYAAASKLDAKAHDAGKWSAMAKRFVTDTGFKIANDALQVFGGYGYLHDYGVEKLVRDLRVHQILEGTNEIMRVIVARHLIGR, encoded by the coding sequence ATGGATGCGACGGTCGATCAGGCCGCGGGCCAGTTCGAGCTCAACGCAGACCAGCGTGCGATCCAGGAGATGGCGGCCGCCTTCGCCGGGGATCGCGTGGCCCCGAATGCGCTCGAGTGGGACAAAAAGCGCTATTTTCCCTCCGACGTGGTGCGCGAGACCGGAGCGCTTGGCCTCGGCGGCATCTATGTCCGCGACGATGTCGGCGGCTCTGGGCTCGGCCGCATGGACGCGGTGCTGATCTTCGAAGCACTGGCGCGCGCCTGCCCGGCCTTCTCCGCCTTCATCTCGATCCACAACATGGCTGCCTGGATGATCGACGTCTTCGGCGACGACGATCAGCGGCAACGGTTCCTGCCGAAAATCACCTCGATGGAGTGGCTGGCGAGCTATGCGCTGACGGAGCCCTCTGCAGGCTCCGACGCGGCAGCGCTGAAGACGCGCGCGGTGCGCGGTCCCGGAAACGGTGCGGACTACACGCTCAACGGGACCAAGCAGTTCATCTCGGGCGCCGGCGACAACGACGTCTACGTCGTGATGGCGCGCACCGGCGAGGACGGCCCCAAGGGCGTGTCGACCTTCGTGATCCCGAAGGATGCGCCGGGGCTCAAGTTCGGTGCTCTGGAATCCAAGATGGGCTGGCACATGCAGCCGACCCGGCAGGTGATCTTCGAGGACTGCAAGGTGCCGGCAGAGAACCGCCTCTCGGCAGAGGGGATGGGTTTCCGCATCGCCATGGCCGGCCTCGACGGCGGCCGGCTCAACATCGCCGCCTGTTCTCTCGGCGGCGCCCAGTCCGCGCTCGACAAGGCGCTGCAGTACGCTTCGGAGCGCCAGGCCTTCGGCCAGGCCATCGACCGTTTCCAGTCGATGCAGTTCAAGCTCGCCGACATGGAGACCGAGTTGCAGGCCTCGCGCATCTTCCTCTACGCGGCGGCCTCGAAGCTTGACGCCAAGGCGCATGACGCCGGCAAATGGTCGGCGATGGCTAAGCGCTTCGTTACCGACACCGGCTTTAAGATCGCCAACGATGCGCTCCAGGTCTTCGGCGGCTACGGCTATCTGCACGACTACGGCGTCGAGAAGCTCGTCCGCGACCTGCGCGTCCACCAGATTCTCGAAGGCACCAACGAGATCATGCGCGTCATCGTCGCGAGGCATTTGATCGGGAGGTAG
- a CDS encoding dimethylsulfoniopropionate lyase: MGKIAQDLMAEARAFLAECGPLVADFIAPWAPELPERALNAASLPCLQYLDACAASAEGGPGEELARLLAERGQRLHWGQTYAASDFGQDFIDNYGWLELVGTRGHFADDKVACGFLLLGPGLHYPDHHHEAEEIYIPLTGGALWRKDDGEFAARTAGEIIHHPSNINHAMTTNDDPLLALYLWRGGPLAARSTITGRAD; this comes from the coding sequence ATGGGAAAAATCGCACAGGACCTTATGGCGGAGGCACGCGCCTTCCTAGCTGAGTGCGGGCCGCTGGTCGCTGACTTCATCGCGCCTTGGGCGCCGGAGCTGCCCGAGCGGGCACTGAACGCGGCATCCCTGCCGTGCCTGCAATACCTGGACGCCTGCGCGGCGAGCGCGGAAGGAGGTCCGGGCGAGGAACTGGCGCGCCTGCTCGCGGAGAGGGGCCAGCGGCTCCACTGGGGCCAGACTTATGCGGCGAGTGACTTCGGCCAGGATTTCATCGACAATTACGGGTGGCTGGAGCTGGTGGGCACGCGCGGCCACTTCGCTGACGACAAGGTGGCCTGCGGCTTCCTGCTGCTCGGGCCCGGCCTGCACTACCCGGACCATCATCACGAGGCGGAGGAGATCTACATTCCCCTCACCGGTGGTGCGCTGTGGCGAAAGGACGATGGCGAGTTCGCGGCACGTACGGCAGGCGAGATCATCCATCATCCCTCCAACATAAACCACGCCATGACGACCAACGATGATCCGCTGCTTGCGCTCTATCTGTGGCGCGGCGGGCCGCTCGCCGCGCGCTCGACCATCACCGGCAGGGCTGACTGA
- a CDS encoding cobyric acid synthase has product MAKAIMLQGTGSDVGKTVLVAGLCRAAMRRGIRVAPFKPQNMSNNAAVAAHPDGGSGEIGRAQWLQALACGIRPTVDMNPVLLKPQSDIGAQVVVHGRVAGEAGARDYQELKGRLLGAVMESWTRLSAGADLIVVEGAGSPAEINLRDRDIANMGFATKADVPVVLVGDIDRGGVIAAIAGTHLILPEADRHMIAGFLINKFRGDLSLFDDGLAAITRFTGWRSFGVVPWLREAALLPSEDSVVLDRLARAGEKALKVAVPMLPRIANFDDLDPLKAEPEVEVVFVPPGSRLPSDASLVVIPGSKATIADLASFRALGWANDLAAHVARGGHVVGLCGGYQMLGRRVADPHRIEGGEERAEGLGLLDIETVLEPEKTVGEAGGFSIAFNAAVHGYEIHLGRTGGPDCARPLVEIGGKPDGAISDTGRIMGTYLHGLFGSTEFRRAFLGKLGVEGGVFHHRRKVEEALDAIADHLERSLDVDDLLATAR; this is encoded by the coding sequence ATGGCGAAGGCCATCATGCTGCAAGGCACGGGCTCGGACGTCGGCAAGACGGTGCTGGTGGCGGGCCTCTGCCGCGCGGCGATGCGGCGTGGCATTCGAGTGGCGCCGTTCAAGCCGCAGAACATGTCGAACAATGCGGCGGTTGCTGCGCATCCCGACGGAGGTTCCGGCGAGATCGGCCGGGCGCAGTGGCTCCAGGCACTGGCATGCGGCATCCGGCCGACCGTGGACATGAACCCGGTGCTGCTGAAGCCGCAGTCAGATATCGGCGCTCAGGTGGTGGTGCATGGCAGGGTCGCGGGTGAGGCCGGCGCGCGGGATTACCAGGAGCTCAAGGGCCGGCTGCTCGGCGCCGTGATGGAGAGCTGGACACGGCTTTCGGCAGGCGCCGACCTGATCGTCGTTGAAGGAGCCGGGTCACCGGCCGAGATCAACCTGCGGGACCGCGACATCGCCAATATGGGCTTCGCCACCAAGGCGGACGTTCCGGTGGTGCTCGTCGGCGACATCGACCGGGGAGGGGTGATCGCGGCGATCGCCGGCACGCATCTGATCCTCCCAGAGGCGGATCGGCACATGATCGCAGGCTTCCTGATCAACAAGTTTCGCGGCGACCTGTCGCTTTTCGACGATGGATTGGCGGCGATCACCCGCTTCACCGGCTGGCGATCCTTTGGCGTCGTGCCGTGGCTGCGCGAAGCGGCATTGCTGCCGTCGGAGGATTCCGTCGTGCTCGATCGCCTGGCCCGCGCCGGCGAGAAGGCGCTGAAGGTGGCGGTGCCGATGCTGCCGCGCATCGCCAATTTCGACGATCTCGACCCGCTGAAGGCGGAGCCGGAGGTCGAGGTGGTCTTCGTGCCGCCGGGATCGCGCCTGCCTTCGGATGCATCGCTCGTGGTGATCCCCGGCTCGAAGGCGACGATCGCCGATCTTGCGAGCTTCCGTGCACTGGGCTGGGCGAATGACCTCGCTGCTCATGTTGCCCGCGGCGGGCACGTCGTCGGCCTCTGCGGCGGCTACCAGATGCTGGGTCGCCGCGTCGCGGACCCTCATCGCATCGAGGGCGGGGAGGAGCGCGCGGAAGGCCTCGGCCTGCTCGATATCGAGACAGTCCTCGAGCCGGAGAAGACCGTCGGCGAGGCGGGCGGGTTCTCGATCGCGTTCAACGCCGCCGTGCACGGCTACGAGATTCATCTGGGTCGCACCGGCGGGCCCGATTGCGCGCGGCCTCTGGTCGAGATCGGCGGCAAGCCGGACGGGGCCATATCCGACACCGGGCGCATCATGGGGACCTATCTGCATGGCCTGTTCGGCTCGACCGAGTTCCGCCGGGCGTTTCTTGGCAAGCTGGGCGTGGAGGGCGGGGTGTTCCATCATCGCCGCAAGGTCGAGGAAGCGCTGGATGCCATCGCCGACCATCTGGAGCGGTCGCTCGACGTGGATGACCTGCTCGCCACCGCGAGGTAG
- a CDS encoding aspartate aminotransferase family protein: MSYQNFSLKQLQEIDAGHHLHPFTDHKELRAAGSRMVVRADGPYIYDSEGNEILDGMAGLWCVNAGYGRTELAEAAYEQMKELPYYNSFFKCSTPTPVLLSKKLAEIAPANMNQVFYGSSGSEANDTALRVVRRYWALEGKPQKNRIISRKMAYHGSTVAGASLGGMSHMHEQLGGAVPNIVHVMPPYSFELAEPGESEHDFGIRAARAVEEAILEAGADNVAAFIGEPIMGAGGVKIPPESYWPEIQRICRKYDVLLMLDEVITGYGRTGEWFAAQAMGIEADTITTAKALTSGYQPLSALFIGDRVARTLIDKGSEFFHGYTYSGHPVACAVALKNLEIIEREGLVDRVRSDTGPYFRKTLMERLSGHPIVGQVRTFGLLGAIEIVADKETRERFQPSGSAAVRVRDHAIAQGLMMRATDDTMILSPPLIWTRETIDIAADRIEKALDLAARDLGRA; encoded by the coding sequence ATGAGCTACCAGAACTTTTCCCTGAAGCAGTTGCAGGAGATCGATGCGGGGCATCATCTCCACCCGTTCACCGACCACAAGGAGTTGCGCGCGGCGGGGTCCCGCATGGTCGTGCGCGCGGACGGGCCCTATATATACGATTCCGAGGGCAACGAGATCCTCGACGGCATGGCGGGGCTGTGGTGCGTGAACGCCGGCTACGGGCGCACCGAGCTTGCCGAGGCGGCCTATGAGCAGATGAAGGAACTACCCTACTACAACTCCTTCTTCAAATGCTCGACGCCGACGCCGGTGCTGCTGTCCAAGAAGCTGGCGGAGATCGCGCCGGCGAACATGAACCAGGTTTTCTACGGATCTTCCGGCTCGGAGGCCAACGACACGGCCCTGCGCGTTGTGCGCCGCTACTGGGCGCTGGAGGGCAAGCCGCAGAAGAACCGCATCATCTCCCGCAAGATGGCCTATCACGGCTCGACCGTCGCCGGCGCCTCGCTCGGCGGCATGAGCCATATGCACGAGCAGCTCGGCGGCGCGGTACCGAACATCGTGCACGTGATGCCGCCTTATTCGTTCGAACTGGCAGAGCCGGGTGAGAGCGAACACGATTTCGGCATCCGCGCCGCGCGTGCGGTCGAGGAGGCGATCCTGGAGGCTGGCGCCGACAACGTCGCGGCCTTCATCGGCGAGCCGATTATGGGGGCGGGAGGCGTCAAGATCCCGCCGGAGAGCTACTGGCCCGAAATCCAGCGCATCTGCCGCAAGTACGACGTGCTCTTGATGCTCGACGAGGTCATCACAGGCTATGGCCGCACCGGTGAGTGGTTTGCCGCGCAGGCGATGGGCATCGAGGCGGATACGATCACCACCGCGAAGGCGTTGACCTCGGGCTACCAGCCGCTCTCGGCGCTGTTCATCGGCGACCGCGTCGCGAGGACGCTGATCGACAAGGGCAGCGAGTTCTTCCACGGCTACACCTATTCGGGACATCCCGTGGCCTGCGCGGTGGCGCTGAAGAACCTCGAGATCATCGAGCGGGAAGGCCTTGTCGACCGGGTTCGCAGCGACACCGGCCCCTATTTCCGCAAGACGCTGATGGAGCGGCTTTCAGGGCATCCGATCGTCGGCCAGGTGCGCACGTTCGGGCTGCTGGGCGCGATCGAGATCGTGGCCGACAAAGAAACGCGCGAGCGCTTCCAGCCCTCCGGCAGCGCGGCAGTGAGGGTGCGCGACCATGCGATCGCGCAAGGGCTGATGATGCGGGCGACCGACGACACGATGATCCTGTCGCCGCCGCTGATCTGGACCCGCGAGACGATCGACATTGCCGCCGACCGGATCGAGAAGGCTCTCGATCTCGCCGCCCGCGACCTGGGGAGGGCATAA
- a CDS encoding VOC family protein has product MTIEAPRLFPTFRYRDAARMIDWLVEAFGFSVDAKFMDGDHVGHAQLSFGSSMIMLGSVRDDEYGRMVGAPGDNGGKSVYIAVDDCDAAHERAEAAGAKILEKPTDRDYGSREFICADPEGVVWSFGTYWPKAGGDAA; this is encoded by the coding sequence ATGACAATCGAAGCCCCTCGCCTCTTCCCAACCTTCCGCTACCGCGACGCAGCCCGGATGATCGACTGGCTGGTCGAGGCCTTCGGCTTTTCCGTCGATGCGAAATTCATGGACGGCGATCATGTCGGCCATGCGCAACTCTCCTTCGGCTCGTCCATGATCATGCTGGGCAGCGTTCGCGACGACGAATATGGCCGCATGGTCGGCGCTCCCGGCGACAATGGCGGCAAGTCGGTCTACATCGCCGTCGACGACTGCGACGCCGCCCACGAACGCGCCGAGGCCGCCGGCGCAAAGATCCTCGAGAAACCCACCGATCGCGATTACGGCAGCCGCGAATTCATCTGCGCCGATCCCGAAGGTGTCGTCTGGTCGTTCGGCACCTACTGGCCGAAGGCCGGCGGAGATGCCGCGTGA
- the mmsB gene encoding 3-hydroxyisobutyrate dehydrogenase: MTTIAFIGLGNMGNPMAANLVKAGHTVFGFDLVPANLEAATKNGVTVMANAPAAVKDADVVITMLPAGKHVLSVYEDIAPKAKSGALFIDSSTIDVDSARKAHAIAGKYGLLSVDAPVSGGTGGATAGTLTFMAGGSKDAFAKAEPILKPMAGKIVHCGDAGAGQAAKICNNMILGISMIGVGEAFVLAEKLGLSHQALYDVASTSSGQCWSLTTYCPVPGPVPTSPANRDYKPGFAAALMLKDLKLAQEAASSSGAVTPLGAEAAQLYALYAAQGGGDTDFSGIIRFLRGE; the protein is encoded by the coding sequence ATGACCACCATCGCCTTCATCGGTCTCGGCAACATGGGAAATCCCATGGCCGCCAATCTCGTCAAGGCCGGCCACACCGTGTTCGGCTTCGACCTCGTGCCCGCCAATCTCGAGGCGGCGACGAAGAACGGCGTGACCGTGATGGCGAACGCGCCGGCCGCGGTGAAGGATGCCGACGTGGTGATCACCATGCTGCCAGCCGGCAAGCACGTCCTCTCCGTCTACGAGGACATCGCGCCGAAGGCCAAATCCGGCGCGCTGTTCATTGATTCCTCGACCATCGACGTCGATTCCGCCCGAAAGGCACATGCGATCGCCGGTAAGTACGGCCTTCTCTCGGTCGATGCGCCTGTCTCCGGGGGCACTGGTGGTGCCACGGCCGGCACGCTGACCTTCATGGCCGGCGGCTCGAAGGACGCCTTCGCCAAGGCAGAGCCGATCCTCAAGCCGATGGCGGGCAAGATCGTCCATTGCGGCGATGCGGGTGCCGGACAGGCGGCCAAGATCTGCAACAACATGATCCTCGGCATTTCCATGATCGGCGTCGGCGAGGCCTTCGTGCTCGCCGAAAAGCTCGGCTTGTCGCATCAGGCTCTTTACGACGTCGCCTCCACTTCGTCCGGCCAGTGCTGGTCGCTCACCACCTACTGTCCGGTCCCGGGCCCTGTTCCCACCTCGCCTGCCAATCGCGACTACAAGCCGGGCTTCGCGGCCGCGCTGATGCTTAAGGACCTGAAGCTTGCCCAGGAGGCCGCCTCCTCGTCCGGCGCAGTCACGCCTTTGGGCGCGGAAGCCGCCCAGCTCTACGCCCTCTACGCGGCACAGGGCGGCGGCGACACGGATTTCTCGGGAATTATCCGCTTCCTGCGCGGCGAGTGA
- a CDS encoding carboxymuconolactone decarboxylase family protein has protein sequence MSNPPIVPLVEYADASPEVRAVYDDIMATRKSDWVNNFWKVLAHDPANLKRTWEALKVVMGPGALDPLTKELIYIAVSATNGCEYCTYSHTASARAKGMTDAMLMEVLAVAGKANETNRLASALRPPVDPQFLPKG, from the coding sequence ATGAGCAACCCGCCTATCGTGCCGCTGGTCGAATATGCCGATGCCTCGCCCGAGGTTCGCGCTGTCTACGATGACATCATGGCGACGCGGAAGTCCGACTGGGTCAACAATTTCTGGAAGGTGCTGGCGCACGATCCGGCGAACCTGAAGCGCACATGGGAGGCGCTGAAGGTGGTGATGGGGCCGGGCGCGCTCGACCCTCTCACCAAGGAACTGATCTACATCGCCGTGTCGGCGACCAACGGGTGCGAGTATTGCACCTATTCGCACACGGCCTCGGCCCGGGCGAAGGGAATGACCGACGCGATGCTGATGGAGGTGCTGGCGGTGGCCGGCAAGGCCAACGAGACAAACCGGCTGGCGAGTGCGCTGCGTCCGCCGGTCGACCCGCAATTCCTGCCCAAGGGCTGA
- a CDS encoding cytochrome c oxidase assembly factor 1 family protein yields MASQPLNDPAEIPRELDRWNWGAFFLNWIWGIGNSTLIALLALIPGINFIMMIVLGLRGSRWAWRNRYWRDAEHFRKTQRRWAIAGLAIWIIVIGGIAGLFASIVPMMKRSEAYQMSMELIRSDERVRQALGDDITAGFWVWGNISVSAGGTGRAELSIPLTGSKAAGNAYVQADRAGGTWELLLLIVRAEGGDVPIVLRNTKNIQIPNAPIDL; encoded by the coding sequence ATGGCAAGCCAACCCTTGAACGATCCGGCCGAGATTCCGCGCGAGCTCGATCGCTGGAACTGGGGTGCATTCTTTCTCAACTGGATCTGGGGCATCGGCAACAGCACGCTGATCGCGCTGCTGGCGCTGATCCCGGGCATCAACTTCATCATGATGATCGTGCTCGGCCTCCGCGGCAGCCGCTGGGCCTGGCGCAATCGCTATTGGCGGGATGCAGAGCATTTCCGCAAGACGCAGCGCAGGTGGGCGATTGCCGGGCTGGCGATCTGGATCATCGTGATCGGCGGTATCGCCGGGCTGTTCGCCAGCATCGTTCCGATGATGAAGCGCAGCGAAGCCTATCAGATGAGCATGGAGCTTATCCGCTCGGACGAACGGGTCCGGCAGGCGCTCGGCGACGACATCACGGCCGGGTTCTGGGTGTGGGGAAACATCTCGGTCTCCGCGGGCGGAACGGGCAGGGCAGAACTGTCTATTCCGCTCACGGGCTCGAAGGCTGCCGGCAACGCCTATGTGCAGGCAGATCGGGCAGGAGGAACATGGGAGCTGCTGCTCTTGATCGTTCGGGCGGAGGGCGGGGACGTTCCGATCGTGCTGCGCAACACGAAGAACATCCAGATTCCAAACGCGCCGATCGACCTTTGA
- a CDS encoding DUF72 domain-containing protein, protein MAKRPTRNRRNAETRIGTSGWHYADWWGPFYPPDLKKKDALTHYATQFDAVELNAPFYRTPTEKAVKAWRDDTPVDFRLAWKASRFITHWRRLLVDENSFGLLDARLDLLGDKLGPVLFQLPPRMKADRERLASFISRLSPSRRWCFEFRHPSWYEEPVLGVLRDHNAALCLSDHADAPAPTAVTADWIYVRNHGPSGRYHGSYSKKALSAWAARMRHWRSEGRDIWCFFDNDVKSAAPRNAASLIEMLDP, encoded by the coding sequence TTGGCGAAACGACCGACCCGAAACAGACGAAATGCCGAGACGCGCATCGGCACGTCCGGGTGGCACTATGCCGATTGGTGGGGGCCTTTCTATCCGCCGGACCTGAAGAAGAAGGATGCCCTTACGCACTACGCCACGCAGTTCGACGCCGTGGAGCTCAATGCGCCATTCTACCGGACGCCGACGGAAAAAGCGGTGAAGGCATGGCGGGACGACACGCCTGTGGATTTCCGTTTAGCATGGAAAGCCTCCCGCTTCATCACCCATTGGCGCAGGCTCCTGGTCGATGAAAATTCGTTCGGCCTGCTCGATGCCCGGCTGGACCTTCTTGGTGACAAGCTCGGGCCCGTGCTCTTCCAGTTGCCGCCGCGCATGAAGGCGGACCGGGAGCGGCTGGCGAGCTTCATATCGCGGCTTTCCCCGTCGCGGCGATGGTGTTTCGAGTTTCGGCATCCGAGCTGGTATGAAGAGCCGGTCCTCGGAGTGCTGCGCGACCATAACGCCGCGCTCTGCCTGTCCGACCATGCCGATGCGCCGGCGCCGACGGCCGTCACCGCCGACTGGATCTATGTGCGCAATCATGGACCGTCCGGACGTTATCACGGCAGCTATTCGAAGAAGGCCCTTTCCGCCTGGGCTGCCCGCATGCGGCACTGGCGCAGCGAAGGCCGCGATATCTGGTGCTTCTTCGACAACGACGTTAAGAGCGCGGCACCAAGGAATGCGGCAAGCCTGATCGAGATGCTCGACCCTTGA
- a CDS encoding sulfotransferase family protein: MTSTHHPAKSGGRAYDLRAVVSHRYGFVYVPVPKCGTTTMDRVLHVIHGIEDSDYRIDTDHAVRYTPDRKSGRDIETLYVPVNYVRRFKRQFEGYTWISVVRNPYDRLVSMYNYDVRRYAKHFDRKTYLFAGFFKRAAFVLGRDPRSTQRNAIRRRIGFDRFVHGLERSGTDFDIHFMRQTDIMFYDLLSCDRLIDVERLSTELPPLLKELGVREDFVERLAPFPRSNPSRPSDARYDETTRAVAYRLYQPDFAALTPWTSSVPGE, encoded by the coding sequence ATGACCAGCACCCATCATCCAGCCAAGAGCGGCGGTCGGGCATATGATTTGAGAGCCGTCGTCTCGCACAGATACGGGTTCGTCTATGTCCCCGTCCCGAAATGCGGCACCACGACGATGGACCGCGTTCTGCACGTCATCCACGGCATCGAGGATTCGGATTACCGGATCGATACGGATCACGCAGTCCGCTACACGCCGGACCGGAAATCAGGCCGTGACATCGAAACGCTCTACGTTCCGGTCAATTACGTCAGAAGATTCAAGCGCCAATTCGAGGGCTACACATGGATATCGGTCGTGCGGAATCCGTATGATCGTCTGGTATCGATGTATAATTATGACGTGCGCCGATACGCGAAGCATTTCGACCGCAAGACCTATCTGTTTGCAGGCTTTTTCAAGAGAGCCGCTTTCGTTCTCGGCCGCGATCCCAGGTCTACTCAGCGAAACGCGATACGTCGCAGGATCGGTTTCGACAGGTTCGTCCACGGGCTCGAAAGGAGCGGGACGGACTTCGACATTCACTTCATGCGGCAGACGGACATCATGTTCTACGATCTCCTGTCATGCGATCGACTGATCGATGTCGAGCGGCTGTCTACCGAACTACCGCCCTTGCTGAAAGAGCTTGGGGTACGGGAAGACTTCGTCGAACGCCTCGCACCATTCCCGCGCTCAAATCCGTCGCGACCTTCCGATGCCCGCTACGACGAGACGACGCGCGCGGTGGCCTACCGGCTTTATCAACCGGACTTCGCGGCCCTCACGCCGTGGACATCCTCAGTCCCCGGCGAATAG
- a CDS encoding AraC family transcriptional regulator — protein sequence MDMHATSVPGPPVPPDWFEMLRRPAALGISSCVHEFVHYREMVPGLFRQVETASLVVPLIISFGTPFAIGLGRDPSSDETYGSFAAGLFPGQVVIQSTGFSNCIQVNFTPLGAWRFFGLPMSELAARMVTLDDLAGGDIRELRPRLADQADPMRRLDLVESFVTSRLLRSTAHDPVSEAAYELLLRRNGDVRISRLAARLDLSRKHLAERFRAAIGVPPKTVARIMRFNRAQQLARAGEDWADIAAACGYADQAHLAREFQEMSGSTPTAWKAAA from the coding sequence ATGGACATGCATGCCACCTCCGTGCCTGGTCCGCCCGTTCCACCCGACTGGTTCGAGATGCTACGGCGTCCCGCAGCCCTTGGCATCTCGTCCTGCGTCCACGAATTCGTTCACTACCGCGAGATGGTTCCGGGCCTGTTCAGGCAGGTCGAGACCGCGTCCCTGGTAGTTCCGCTGATCATCAGCTTCGGCACGCCGTTCGCGATCGGGCTCGGCCGCGACCCAAGCTCGGACGAGACATACGGCAGCTTCGCCGCAGGGCTCTTTCCCGGTCAGGTGGTGATCCAATCGACAGGCTTTTCGAACTGTATCCAGGTCAATTTCACTCCGCTCGGCGCCTGGCGCTTCTTCGGCCTGCCGATGAGCGAACTGGCTGCGCGGATGGTCACGCTCGACGATCTTGCCGGCGGAGACATACGCGAGTTGCGGCCGCGCCTTGCCGATCAGGCCGACCCCATGCGCAGGCTCGACCTCGTCGAGAGCTTCGTCACCAGCCGGCTGCTCCGCTCCACTGCGCACGACCCCGTTTCCGAGGCAGCCTACGAACTGCTGCTCCGTCGCAACGGCGACGTGCGCATATCGCGGCTCGCAGCGCGGCTCGACTTGTCGCGCAAGCATCTCGCCGAGCGCTTCCGTGCGGCGATAGGCGTGCCGCCGAAGACGGTCGCGCGCATCATGCGCTTCAACCGTGCCCAGCAACTGGCACGCGCCGGCGAGGACTGGGCCGATATCGCGGCCGCCTGCGGCTATGCCGACCAGGCACATCTCGCGCGCGAATTCCAGGAAATGTCCGGCTCGACCCCCACGGCATGGAAGGCAGCCGCCTGA
- a CDS encoding cupin domain-containing protein, which produces MTGGLIVLGPTEGRAYEMSDMRAVFKADGEETGERYSVSEWWVKPHGKGPGPHLHATEDELFYVIAGTMSVMVADAWRDLAAGSFIRIPAGTIHDFENRTTEPAALLNVFMGAFEHKMPAIVKWCEEHR; this is translated from the coding sequence GTGACCGGCGGACTGATCGTGCTTGGCCCCACCGAAGGCCGCGCCTATGAGATGTCGGACATGCGCGCCGTCTTCAAGGCGGACGGCGAAGAGACGGGCGAGCGCTACAGCGTTTCCGAATGGTGGGTGAAGCCGCATGGCAAAGGCCCCGGACCGCATTTGCACGCTACGGAGGACGAGCTTTTCTACGTGATCGCCGGCACGATGTCGGTGATGGTCGCAGATGCATGGCGCGACCTCGCAGCCGGCTCGTTCATCCGCATCCCGGCGGGAACCATACACGATTTCGAGAACCGCACGACCGAGCCGGCCGCACTTCTCAACGTCTTCATGGGTGCCTTCGAGCACAAGATGCCGGCGATCGTGAAATGGTGCGAGGAGCACCGCTGA